In one Micromonospora polyrhachis genomic region, the following are encoded:
- a CDS encoding AfsR/SARP family transcriptional regulator: MRFEVLGPMRVRTPAGADVPIRSRHERTLLAILLFRVGQPVTADQLVATLWSERPPASYLSNLHTYLSRLRSRLPDVAIEQVNGAYRIQVEPDDLDLLIFQQELAAGRAALAEDDPAAAIVRFRRGLALWRGEPLADLSIDPLDPQFAQLSAERLGAIEDCVDAELTLADSGDRSELLAELHGLVVEHPLRERLHGQLMVALCLAGRRANALAAYQSVRNVMITELGIEPGPELRRLHQAILRGEDVTFAIQSGRPAHRPQSVFPVCQLPPPVAGFVGRTEVVEQVVRLVTPRANAVPLLAISGPPGIGKSALVVRVAHQLRTSFPDGQIFAQLTGATARRDPSAVLTDLLHSLGVPAAAVPQSLPALTNAYRARLADRRVLVVLDDAADPAQVRALLPGTPGSAVLVTSRSRLSGLTDAAHLQLGPLTDDEAHQLLRQVAGPEQVAGEPGQAARIATACGNLPLALRIAGTRLATRMSSVATLADRLDDQHRRLTELAVSDQQVRASLALSVQALTGPTRKAFGLLHLLGPVSFAGWAVAALLGRPDADRVLDELVEASLLEPVHLDGGGTRYRLHDLLRVYSAELAGTVDADDTDDVGRANALDVGRTGMVGRANALDVGRTGKLGRNSDVGRTAALERLLATTVFLIGTAAARLPRTLTWSRPTKSPPDPPLSADTARQSTGAPLPAETTEQPAGDPLGWLDTERAYLVAVVATAETEGADRAVLQLTEQLAPYLWIGGHWADLRSVQRVTRRVAARTGNDRETARMDLVAGVLSLVAGDVTAADGSLAASRSAFEQLADRHGLACVLADQAVLRSNYQDGADEAVRMARRAIELFEAEGDPLAAILTAPGLSAALRKLGRLSEALVIDQAATGRAVQLDVAPVVVARCLNALALTRLLIGQLPEAYTTADRAVRLLRASGERYVLIPALHHLALAAAGLDRREEAVRLLAEGHGIAVELGDRIGATGLERDLAASRIGDGQVDEAVATLRRCLRTFRTMGSRSAQATTLAVLAHAYGTLGDPVSADTARQQATRLVAGRDSRALVLSSLVLRLAAAAQSGRLPVLVGDGRSETENVIPRD, encoded by the coding sequence GTGAGGTTCGAGGTCCTCGGCCCGATGCGAGTCCGTACACCGGCCGGGGCGGATGTGCCGATTCGTAGTCGCCACGAACGCACGCTGCTCGCCATCCTGCTGTTCCGGGTCGGACAGCCGGTCACCGCCGACCAGCTGGTGGCGACCCTATGGTCGGAACGTCCGCCGGCATCTTATCTATCCAATTTGCACACCTACCTGTCCCGGCTGCGCAGCCGACTGCCGGACGTCGCAATCGAGCAGGTCAACGGCGCGTACCGGATCCAGGTCGAGCCCGACGACCTGGACCTGCTGATCTTCCAGCAGGAACTCGCCGCCGGCCGGGCGGCGCTGGCCGAGGACGATCCGGCGGCGGCCATCGTCCGGTTCCGGCGGGGTCTCGCCCTGTGGCGCGGCGAGCCGCTCGCCGACCTCTCCATCGACCCGCTCGACCCACAGTTCGCCCAGCTCTCGGCCGAACGGCTCGGCGCGATCGAGGACTGTGTGGACGCCGAACTCACCCTGGCCGACAGCGGCGACCGCAGCGAGCTGCTGGCGGAGCTGCACGGACTGGTCGTGGAGCATCCGCTCCGGGAACGGTTGCACGGGCAGTTGATGGTGGCGCTCTGCCTGGCCGGCCGGCGGGCCAACGCCCTGGCGGCCTACCAGAGCGTCCGCAACGTGATGATCACGGAGTTGGGTATCGAGCCCGGCCCGGAGTTGCGTCGACTGCACCAGGCGATCCTGCGCGGCGAGGACGTGACATTCGCCATCCAGTCCGGTCGCCCGGCACACCGGCCCCAGTCGGTGTTCCCGGTGTGCCAGCTTCCGCCACCGGTGGCAGGGTTCGTCGGACGTACCGAGGTGGTCGAGCAGGTGGTCCGGCTGGTGACACCCCGGGCGAACGCCGTACCGCTGTTGGCCATCTCGGGGCCGCCCGGCATCGGCAAGAGTGCCCTGGTCGTCCGGGTCGCCCACCAGCTCCGGACCAGCTTCCCGGACGGGCAGATCTTCGCCCAGCTCACCGGGGCCACCGCCCGCCGCGATCCATCGGCGGTGCTGACCGACCTGCTCCACTCGCTCGGCGTGCCGGCAGCGGCCGTACCCCAGAGCCTCCCGGCCCTGACCAACGCCTACCGTGCCCGGCTCGCCGACCGCCGGGTGTTGGTCGTGCTGGACGACGCCGCCGACCCGGCCCAGGTCCGGGCCCTGCTGCCCGGCACCCCCGGCAGCGCGGTGCTGGTGACCAGCCGCAGCCGGCTCTCCGGGCTCACCGACGCCGCGCACCTGCAACTGGGGCCGTTGACCGACGACGAAGCCCACCAGTTACTCCGCCAGGTCGCCGGGCCGGAGCAGGTCGCCGGGGAACCCGGGCAGGCGGCTCGGATCGCCACCGCCTGCGGAAACCTGCCCCTCGCGCTGCGCATCGCCGGCACCCGGCTGGCCACCCGGATGTCCAGCGTCGCCACCCTCGCCGACCGGCTCGACGACCAGCACCGCCGGCTCACCGAGTTGGCCGTCAGCGACCAGCAGGTACGCGCCAGCCTCGCGCTGAGCGTGCAGGCACTCACCGGCCCGACCCGGAAGGCGTTCGGGCTGCTGCACCTGCTCGGGCCGGTCAGTTTCGCCGGCTGGGCGGTGGCGGCGCTGCTCGGTCGACCGGATGCGGACCGGGTCCTCGACGAGTTGGTCGAGGCCAGCCTCCTGGAACCGGTCCACCTTGACGGCGGCGGGACCCGATACCGCCTGCACGACCTGCTCCGGGTCTACAGCGCCGAGCTGGCCGGTACGGTCGACGCCGACGATACGGACGACGTTGGTCGGGCCAACGCGCTGGACGTTGGCCGGACAGGCATGGTTGGTCGGGCCAACGCGCTGGACGTTGGCCGGACAGGCAAACTTGGCCGGAACAGCGACGTGGGCCGGACCGCGGCGCTGGAGCGGCTGCTGGCCACGACCGTCTTCCTGATCGGAACGGCCGCCGCCCGACTCCCGCGTACGTTGACCTGGTCCCGCCCCACCAAGTCGCCGCCCGACCCACCACTGTCTGCGGACACGGCCCGGCAGTCGACCGGCGCACCGCTGCCTGCCGAGACGACCGAGCAGCCGGCCGGCGACCCGCTTGGTTGGCTCGACACCGAACGGGCGTATCTGGTGGCCGTCGTCGCCACCGCCGAGACCGAGGGAGCCGACCGGGCCGTTCTCCAGTTGACCGAGCAGCTGGCCCCGTACCTGTGGATCGGCGGTCACTGGGCCGACCTGCGCAGCGTGCAGCGGGTGACCCGGCGGGTCGCGGCGCGCACCGGCAATGATCGGGAAACGGCCCGGATGGATCTGGTTGCCGGGGTGCTCAGCCTCGTCGCGGGGGACGTGACCGCCGCCGACGGCAGCCTCGCCGCCAGCCGGAGCGCGTTCGAGCAGCTTGCCGACCGGCACGGTCTGGCCTGCGTACTCGCCGATCAGGCGGTGTTGCGGAGCAACTACCAGGACGGGGCCGACGAGGCGGTACGGATGGCCCGACGCGCGATCGAGCTCTTCGAGGCCGAGGGCGATCCGCTCGCTGCGATCCTGACCGCCCCGGGGCTCTCTGCCGCCCTGCGAAAGCTGGGCCGGCTCAGCGAGGCGCTGGTGATCGATCAGGCCGCCACCGGTCGCGCCGTGCAACTCGACGTCGCCCCTGTGGTGGTGGCCCGCTGCCTGAACGCACTCGCCCTGACCCGGTTGCTCATCGGGCAGTTGCCCGAGGCGTACACGACGGCGGACCGGGCGGTACGCCTGCTGCGGGCCAGCGGCGAACGCTACGTACTCATCCCGGCGTTGCACCATCTCGCGCTGGCCGCCGCCGGTCTCGATCGTCGGGAGGAGGCGGTACGACTGCTCGCCGAGGGCCACGGTATCGCCGTCGAGTTGGGTGACCGGATCGGGGCAACCGGGCTGGAGCGGGACCTCGCGGCAAGCCGGATCGGCGACGGGCAGGTCGACGAGGCCGTCGCGACGCTGCGGCGCTGTCTGCGCACGTTCCGGACGATGGGTTCCCGGTCGGCGCAGGCCACGACCCTGGCGGTGCTCGCCCACGCGTACGGGACGCTCGGCGACCCGGTGTCCGCCGACACCGCCCGCCAGCAGGCCACCCGGCTGGTCGCGGGCCGGGACAGTCGCGCGCTGGTCCTATCCTCGCTGGTGTTGCGACTGGCTGCGGCAGCACAGTCGGGTCGGCTGCCGGTGCTCGTCGGGGACGGCCGAAGCGAGACCGAAAATGTCATACCTCGCGACTAA
- a CDS encoding MetQ/NlpA family ABC transporter substrate-binding protein, translated as MRRALTVTLTAAALVLGLAACGADAEDNGTATPPDAALKVGVSPVPHGEILKYVKENLAEKAGLKIDLVEFTDYVQPNRALAEKQLDANYFQHLPYLEEEKAAKGYKFTALKPVHIEPLGVYSKKVQSLADVPAKSIVAIPNDPSNSGRALNLLAKNGLIKLKDGVGVKATQRDIVDNPKQLEFKELEAAQLPRSLDDAALAVINGNYAIETNLKPATDALALEQGQDNPYANLLVVRTGGETDLRVVKLEELLHSAEVKKFIEEKYQGAVLAAF; from the coding sequence GTGCGACGCGCCCTAACCGTCACGCTCACCGCGGCCGCGCTCGTCCTGGGCCTGGCGGCCTGCGGGGCGGACGCCGAGGACAACGGCACCGCGACCCCGCCGGACGCCGCGCTCAAGGTGGGAGTCAGCCCGGTCCCCCACGGCGAGATCCTCAAGTACGTCAAGGAGAACCTGGCCGAGAAGGCCGGTCTGAAGATCGACCTTGTCGAGTTCACCGACTACGTACAGCCCAACCGGGCGCTGGCCGAGAAGCAACTGGACGCCAACTACTTCCAGCACCTGCCCTACCTGGAGGAGGAGAAGGCCGCCAAGGGCTACAAGTTCACCGCGCTGAAGCCGGTGCACATCGAGCCGCTGGGCGTCTACTCCAAGAAGGTGCAGAGCCTGGCCGACGTGCCCGCCAAGAGCATCGTCGCGATCCCGAACGACCCGTCCAACTCCGGTCGGGCGCTGAACCTGCTCGCGAAGAACGGGCTGATCAAGCTGAAGGACGGCGTCGGGGTCAAGGCCACCCAGCGCGACATCGTCGACAACCCCAAGCAGCTGGAGTTCAAGGAGTTGGAGGCGGCGCAGCTGCCGCGCAGCCTGGACGACGCCGCGCTCGCCGTGATCAACGGCAACTACGCGATCGAGACCAACCTCAAGCCGGCCACCGACGCGCTCGCCCTGGAGCAGGGACAGGACAACCCGTACGCCAACCTGCTCGTCGTCCGTACCGGCGGGGAGACCGACCTCCGGGTGGTCAAGCTGGAGGAACTGCTCCACTCGGCCGAGGTGAAGAAGTTCATCGAGGAGAAGTACCAGGGCGCGGTGCTGGCCGCGTTCTGA
- a CDS encoding helix-turn-helix domain-containing protein, with translation MSEADWSTLRDRRASDPGVGDAYEAARLAAELGQAVRALRESRGWSQAQLSQLAGMTQSALARFEAGGTMPTLLILVRLARSLDAGLAVRLQSTGPAR, from the coding sequence ATGAGCGAAGCTGACTGGTCCACGCTGCGCGACCGCCGGGCGTCCGATCCGGGGGTCGGTGACGCCTACGAGGCGGCCCGGCTCGCCGCCGAACTGGGGCAAGCCGTACGCGCACTGCGGGAAAGCCGGGGCTGGTCGCAGGCACAGCTTTCCCAACTGGCCGGGATGACCCAGTCGGCGCTCGCCCGGTTCGAGGCCGGTGGCACCATGCCGACCCTGCTGATCCTGGTCCGGTTGGCCCGCTCGTTGGATGCCGGCCTCGCCGTCCGGCTACAGAGCACGGGTCCAGCCAGGTGA
- a CDS encoding methionine ABC transporter permease has translation MISPDLVPLLWQGLEETAYMVGASAALAAVGGLLVGVLLVLTDRGGLLAAKPVNALLGLVVNVGRSLPFIILLMVIIPFTRTVVGTTIGTTAAIVPLTVSAIPFYARIVETALREVDRDVISAARAMGASRWQIVVKVLLREARPGLVAGLTITIVALVGYSAMAGVVGGGGLGDLALRYGYQRYEDDVMIATVVLLVIFVQLIQMLGDLVARRLSHR, from the coding sequence ATGATCTCCCCGGACCTGGTCCCGCTGCTCTGGCAGGGGCTGGAGGAGACGGCGTACATGGTCGGCGCCTCCGCCGCGCTGGCTGCCGTCGGTGGCCTGCTGGTCGGCGTACTGCTGGTCCTGACCGACCGGGGCGGCCTGCTCGCGGCCAAGCCGGTGAACGCGCTCCTGGGTCTTGTCGTCAACGTCGGCCGCTCCCTGCCGTTCATCATCCTGCTGATGGTGATCATCCCGTTCACCCGGACCGTGGTCGGTACGACCATCGGCACCACGGCGGCGATCGTGCCGCTCACCGTGAGCGCCATCCCGTTCTACGCCCGCATCGTCGAGACGGCGCTCCGAGAGGTCGACCGGGATGTGATCTCCGCAGCCCGGGCGATGGGAGCGTCCCGTTGGCAGATCGTCGTCAAGGTCCTACTCCGCGAGGCCCGACCCGGCCTGGTGGCGGGGTTGACGATCACCATCGTCGCGCTCGTCGGCTACTCCGCGATGGCGGGCGTGGTCGGTGGCGGCGGCCTCGGTGACCTCGCCCTGCGCTACGGCTACCAGCGCTACGAGGACGACGTCATGATCGCCACGGTCGTACTGCTGGTGATCTTCGTACAGCTCATCCAGATGCTGGGCGACCTGGTCGCCCGTCGACTGTCCCACCGGTGA